One stretch of Janibacter limosus DNA includes these proteins:
- the valS gene encoding valine--tRNA ligase — translation MTEHSPAPDTARIPDRPSLDGLEDTWGSVWREQDTYAFDREGAREQVFSIDTPPPTASGSLHMGHVFSYTHTDCMARYKRMQGFNVFYPIGWDDNGLPTEKRVQNYYGVRGDSSLPYDPDFTPPFEGTTKTIKAADQVPVSRQNFIELCDELTVRDEEAFESLFRRLGFSLDWRIQYRTIDERSRATAQTAFLRNLARGEAYTAEAPGLWDVTFQTAVAQAELEARDYPGAYHRVAFHGADGPVHIETTRPELLPACVALIAHPDDERYQALFGTSVTSPIFGVEVPVVAHRGAEMDKGAGIAMCCTFGDLTDVIWWRELQLPTRSVVTRAGRILGETPEWVASAGSAKGAEVFEEMSGKTVHSAREVVVEALRASGDLDGEPEKTQRKANFYERGEKPLEIVTSRQWYIRNGGRDVELNEALQARGDEIDFHPAFMKSRYKNWVAGLNGDWLISRQRFFGIPLPVWYPLDADGQPQYETPLVPTEDQLPIDPMAQVPAGYTPDQRDQPGGFTGDPDVMDTWATSSLSPQIAGDWLASERGESGLFDKIFPMDVRPQGHDIIRTWLFATVVRSHHEHGVAPWKNAAISGWILDPDRKKMSKSKGNVVTPEDVVVEHSADAVRYWAASSRLGTDSAYDTGQMKIGRRLAIKLLNASKFALGFGEVEGDLASAVTNPLDQSMLAALRQVVTEATAGFEAWDYTRSLSVTETFFWTFCDDYIELIKDRAHGSQGQDPQDTASARAALRLALDALLRLLAPVLPYAAEEVWSWWKAGSVHRASWPTVEELPTGGDPAVLGAVGEALSQVRKAKSDAKVGMRSEITAATLVAPAATAELVRVGEADLRAAGRLTGSFDHVEGDEVALTDVELIPFVKPPKN, via the coding sequence ATGACCGAGCACTCCCCTGCCCCCGACACCGCCCGCATCCCGGACCGTCCCTCGCTGGACGGCCTCGAGGACACGTGGGGCTCGGTATGGCGCGAGCAGGACACCTACGCCTTCGACCGCGAGGGTGCCCGCGAGCAGGTCTTCTCCATCGACACCCCGCCGCCGACGGCCAGCGGGTCGCTGCACATGGGGCACGTCTTCAGCTACACCCACACCGACTGCATGGCCCGCTACAAGCGGATGCAGGGCTTCAACGTCTTCTACCCGATCGGGTGGGACGACAACGGCCTGCCGACGGAGAAGCGGGTGCAGAACTACTACGGCGTGCGCGGCGACTCCTCGCTGCCCTACGACCCGGACTTCACTCCCCCCTTCGAGGGGACGACCAAGACCATCAAGGCAGCCGACCAGGTCCCGGTCAGCCGGCAGAACTTCATCGAGCTGTGCGACGAGCTGACCGTCCGCGACGAGGAGGCCTTCGAGTCCCTCTTCCGCCGCCTGGGCTTCAGCCTCGACTGGCGGATCCAGTACCGCACCATCGACGAGCGTTCCCGCGCGACCGCGCAGACCGCCTTCCTGCGCAACCTGGCCCGCGGCGAGGCCTACACCGCCGAGGCGCCGGGACTGTGGGATGTCACCTTCCAGACCGCCGTCGCGCAGGCCGAGCTCGAGGCCCGCGACTACCCGGGGGCCTACCACCGCGTCGCCTTCCACGGCGCCGACGGCCCGGTGCACATCGAGACGACCCGCCCCGAGCTGCTGCCGGCGTGCGTCGCCCTCATCGCCCACCCCGACGACGAGCGCTACCAGGCGCTCTTCGGCACGAGCGTGACCTCCCCGATCTTCGGCGTCGAGGTGCCCGTCGTGGCCCACCGCGGCGCCGAGATGGACAAGGGCGCGGGCATCGCCATGTGCTGCACCTTCGGCGACCTCACCGACGTCATCTGGTGGCGCGAGCTGCAGCTGCCCACCCGCTCGGTCGTCACCCGCGCCGGTCGCATCCTCGGTGAGACCCCGGAGTGGGTCGCCTCCGCCGGCAGCGCGAAGGGAGCCGAGGTCTTCGAGGAGATGTCCGGCAAGACCGTGCACTCCGCCCGCGAGGTGGTCGTCGAGGCCCTGCGTGCCTCCGGTGACCTCGACGGCGAGCCGGAGAAGACCCAGCGCAAGGCCAACTTCTACGAGCGCGGCGAGAAGCCGCTCGAGATCGTCACCTCGCGCCAGTGGTACATCCGCAACGGCGGCCGCGACGTCGAGCTCAACGAGGCCCTGCAGGCTCGCGGGGACGAGATCGACTTCCACCCGGCCTTCATGAAGTCGCGCTACAAGAACTGGGTTGCCGGGCTCAACGGCGACTGGCTCATCTCGCGTCAGCGCTTCTTCGGCATCCCGCTGCCCGTCTGGTACCCGCTCGACGCCGACGGCCAGCCGCAGTACGAGACCCCGCTCGTGCCCACCGAGGACCAGCTCCCGATCGACCCGATGGCGCAGGTCCCCGCCGGCTACACGCCCGACCAGCGCGACCAGCCCGGCGGCTTCACCGGCGACCCCGACGTCATGGACACCTGGGCCACCTCGTCGCTGTCCCCGCAGATCGCCGGCGACTGGCTCGCCTCCGAGCGCGGCGAGAGCGGCCTCTTCGACAAGATCTTCCCGATGGACGTGCGCCCCCAGGGCCACGACATCATCCGCACCTGGCTCTTCGCGACCGTCGTGCGCTCGCACCACGAGCACGGCGTCGCCCCGTGGAAGAACGCGGCGATCTCCGGGTGGATCCTCGACCCGGACCGCAAGAAGATGAGCAAGTCCAAGGGCAATGTCGTCACCCCCGAGGACGTCGTCGTCGAGCACAGCGCCGACGCGGTGCGGTACTGGGCGGCCTCGAGCCGTCTGGGCACCGACTCCGCCTACGACACCGGCCAGATGAAGATCGGCCGCCGGCTGGCCATCAAGCTGCTCAACGCGAGCAAGTTCGCCCTCGGCTTCGGCGAGGTCGAGGGTGACCTCGCGAGCGCGGTCACCAACCCGCTCGACCAGTCGATGCTCGCCGCCCTGCGCCAGGTGGTCACCGAGGCGACCGCCGGCTTCGAGGCCTGGGACTACACCCGCAGCCTGTCGGTCACCGAGACCTTCTTCTGGACCTTCTGCGACGACTACATCGAGCTCATCAAGGACCGCGCCCACGGCAGTCAGGGTCAGGACCCGCAGGACACCGCCTCGGCTCGGGCCGCCCTGCGGCTGGCCCTCGATGCGCTGCTGCGCCTGCTCGCCCCGGTGCTGCCCTACGCCGCCGAGGAGGTCTGGTCCTGGTGGAAGGCCGGCTCGGTGCACCGCGCCTCCTGGCCCACCGTCGAGGAGCTGCCGACCGGCGGCGACCCGGCCGTCCTGGGTGCTGTCGGCGAGGCGCTCAGCCAGGTCCGCAAGGCCAAGTCGGACGCCAAGGTCGGCATGCGCAGCGAGATCACCGCGGCGACGCTCGTGGCACCGGCCGCGACCGCCGAGCTGGTGCGCGTCGGCGAGGCCGACCTGCGGGCAGCGGGCCGGCTCACCGGCAGCTTCGACCACGTGGAGGGCGACGAGGTGGCGCTCACCGACGTCGAGCTGATCCCCTTCGTCAAGCCCCCGAAGAACTGA
- a CDS encoding lysophospholipid acyltransferase family protein, with product MRRPEPLYRAVIMLARTIFLINGYRFTIKGERHVPRTGGAVMAINHTGYIDFVLAGLGARKSRRWVRFMAKKSIWQHWLAGFFMRGLKHIPVDRRAGGAAFKEAVAKLSDGEVVGVYPEATMSRSFEIKELKKGTARMAQESGTPILPTIVWGAHRIWTKDVPKRLGRTKFPIHITIGEPIHVGPDDDITAVTEQLREVMKQLLDETIAAYPKLTGDELRFLPARLGGTAPSYEVAYAKDHKDMTRVKDQFTKD from the coding sequence ATGCGCCGCCCCGAGCCCTTGTACCGAGCAGTCATCATGCTTGCCCGCACCATCTTCCTGATCAACGGCTATCGCTTCACCATCAAGGGTGAGCGCCATGTCCCCAGGACGGGCGGCGCGGTGATGGCGATCAACCACACCGGCTACATCGACTTCGTCCTCGCGGGTCTGGGCGCCCGCAAGAGCCGCCGCTGGGTGCGCTTCATGGCCAAGAAGTCGATCTGGCAGCACTGGCTGGCCGGTTTCTTCATGCGCGGGCTCAAGCACATCCCGGTCGATCGTCGTGCGGGCGGGGCTGCCTTCAAGGAAGCCGTGGCCAAGCTGAGCGACGGCGAGGTCGTCGGCGTCTACCCCGAGGCCACGATGTCACGCTCCTTCGAGATCAAGGAGCTGAAGAAGGGCACCGCACGGATGGCCCAGGAGTCGGGGACGCCGATCCTGCCGACGATCGTGTGGGGCGCCCACCGCATCTGGACCAAGGACGTGCCCAAGCGGCTGGGCCGCACCAAGTTCCCGATCCACATCACCATCGGCGAGCCGATCCACGTGGGTCCCGACGACGACATCACGGCGGTCACCGAGCAGCTGCGCGAGGTCATGAAGCAGCTGCTCGACGAGACCATCGCGGCCTACCCGAAGCTCACGGGCGACGAGCTGCGCTTCCTGCCCGCACGGCTCGGTGGCACGGCCCCCTCCTACGAGGTCGCCTACGCCAAGGACCACAAGGACATGACCCGGGTCAAGGACCAGTTCACCAAGGACTGA
- a CDS encoding ABC transporter ATP-binding protein — translation MDTPKNRSRRIDPQDRAQLAESPVSARRIIGYFRPHRWQVAVVVGLIVASSLIAMASPFLLRAIIDDALPHQDVRLLLLAVGGMLLVTIATALIGVQQTWISTRVGQAVMHRLRTDVFTHLQRQAMSFFTRTRSGEIQSRITQDVAGMQSIVTSTAVSIASNLTTAVATAVAMVALSWRLSLLSLLVLPPAIWTTRKVALARRDITAKRQRRLADLQAQVTEELSVSGALLSKTLGAAERGAREFTATSTDLVGLEVRSELAGRWRMATMSIVFAAIPALIYLAAGLPATSGGMTIGTIIAFTTLQSGIFRPVMGLLNVGASWVASMALFSRVFGYLDLEPEVTPPADPVAIDPATVRGELRIDGVSYGYPGSDRLALDGISAGVPAGAHLALVGATGSGKSTLASLVVRLADPTSGRITVDGVDLRDIDPQTLTQVIGIVTQETYLAHDSIRANLLLADPGATEAQLWQALAVAQAADLVAGLPDGLDTVVGARGHRFSGGEKQRIAIARTLLRDPAVLVLDEATSALDNDTERELQTALDALARGRTTITIAHRLSTIESADEILVLSGGRVVERGEHTDLVASGGTYARLAGGVNDLALTA, via the coding sequence ATGGACACCCCGAAGAACAGATCCCGCCGCATCGACCCGCAGGACCGCGCCCAGCTCGCCGAGAGCCCCGTGAGCGCGCGCCGGATCATCGGCTACTTCCGCCCCCACCGCTGGCAGGTCGCCGTGGTCGTCGGCCTGATCGTGGCCAGCTCGCTGATCGCGATGGCCTCCCCCTTCCTCCTGCGCGCCATCATCGATGACGCCCTCCCCCACCAGGACGTGCGCCTGCTCCTCCTCGCTGTCGGCGGGATGCTGCTCGTGACCATCGCGACCGCGCTCATCGGGGTGCAGCAGACCTGGATCTCCACCCGCGTCGGGCAGGCGGTCATGCACCGGCTGCGCACCGACGTCTTCACCCACCTGCAGCGACAGGCGATGAGCTTCTTCACCCGGACCCGCTCCGGTGAGATCCAGTCGCGCATCACCCAGGACGTCGCCGGCATGCAGTCGATCGTCACGAGCACCGCGGTCTCGATCGCCTCCAACCTCACCACAGCGGTCGCCACGGCCGTGGCCATGGTCGCGCTCAGCTGGCGCCTGTCCCTGCTCTCCCTCCTCGTGCTGCCACCGGCCATCTGGACCACGCGCAAGGTCGCGCTCGCCCGGCGCGACATCACCGCCAAGCGCCAGCGGCGCCTGGCCGACCTGCAGGCGCAGGTCACCGAGGAGCTGTCCGTGAGCGGCGCCCTGCTGTCCAAGACCCTCGGCGCCGCCGAGCGTGGAGCGCGCGAGTTCACCGCGACCTCGACCGACCTCGTCGGTCTCGAGGTGCGCTCCGAGCTCGCCGGCCGGTGGCGGATGGCGACGATGTCGATCGTCTTCGCGGCGATCCCCGCCCTGATCTACCTCGCGGCCGGGCTCCCGGCGACCAGCGGTGGGATGACGATCGGCACGATCATCGCCTTCACCACGCTGCAGTCGGGCATCTTCCGCCCCGTCATGGGCCTGCTCAACGTCGGTGCGTCCTGGGTGGCCTCGATGGCCCTCTTCAGCCGGGTCTTCGGCTACCTCGACCTCGAGCCCGAGGTCACGCCTCCCGCCGACCCGGTCGCGATCGACCCGGCCACCGTCCGCGGCGAGCTGCGCATCGACGGGGTCTCCTACGGCTACCCCGGCAGCGACCGGCTCGCGCTCGACGGGATCTCGGCCGGCGTGCCGGCCGGCGCCCACCTGGCCCTCGTCGGTGCCACCGGCAGCGGCAAGTCGACCCTCGCCTCGCTCGTGGTCCGCCTCGCCGACCCGACGAGCGGCCGGATCACCGTCGACGGGGTCGACCTGCGCGACATCGACCCGCAGACGCTCACCCAGGTCATCGGCATCGTGACCCAGGAGACCTACCTCGCCCACGACTCGATCCGGGCCAACCTCCTGCTCGCCGATCCCGGGGCCACCGAGGCGCAGCTGTGGCAGGCCCTCGCGGTCGCCCAGGCCGCAGACCTCGTCGCCGGCCTCCCGGACGGGCTCGACACGGTCGTCGGTGCACGCGGGCACCGCTTCTCCGGCGGCGAGAAGCAGCGCATCGCCATCGCCCGCACGCTCCTGCGCGACCCCGCGGTCCTCGTCCTCGACGAGGCGACGAGCGCGCTGGACAACGACACCGAGCGTGAGCTGCAGACGGCGCTCGACGCCCTGGCCCGGGGCCGCACGACGATCACCATCGCGCACCGGCTGAGCACCATCGAGTCGGCCGACGAGATCCTCGTCCTGTCGGGTGGGCGGGTCGTCGAGCGCGGCGAGCACACGGACCTGGTCGCGTCCGGCGGCACCTACGCCCGGCTGGCCGGCGGCGTCAACGACCTCGCCCTGACCGCCTGA
- a CDS encoding MarR family winged helix-turn-helix transcriptional regulator — protein MTTRTPGQSSEDLGEQLLRVARGLRRAWMVDLSAHDLSPHEARALRVAADRDPAPRLRDLADALRIAPRSVTDVVDALEAKGYVVRQPDPADRRASVVVVTEAGHTVCADVHDARRRTMGGQIGALSAEQRAALADALATLEDTLERPPSASP, from the coding sequence ATGACGACGCGGACACCCGGGCAGAGCTCGGAGGATCTCGGTGAGCAGCTCCTGCGGGTGGCTCGCGGGCTGCGTCGGGCCTGGATGGTCGACCTGTCCGCGCACGACCTGTCGCCGCACGAGGCGCGCGCGCTGCGCGTCGCGGCAGATCGTGACCCGGCCCCGCGACTGCGCGACCTGGCCGACGCCCTGCGGATCGCGCCGCGCTCGGTGACCGATGTCGTCGACGCCCTCGAGGCCAAGGGCTATGTGGTCCGCCAGCCGGACCCGGCGGACCGTCGCGCGAGCGTGGTCGTCGTGACCGAGGCAGGGCACACGGTCTGCGCCGACGTGCACGACGCCCGCCGGCGCACCATGGGCGGGCAGATCGGCGCGCTGAGCGCCGAGCAGCGCGCCGCGCTCGCAGATGCCCTCGCGACGCTCGAGGACACCCTCGAGCGCCCCCCTTCCGCATCTCCTTAA
- a CDS encoding NUDIX hydrolase family protein, whose product MQADLDRQEAWLSHEELDSVRGRVPILYVAAVPVRVADNGDVVAVGLLLRASDSGTMDRELIAGRVNYHERVRDALVRHLEKDLGPMALPSVPASPVPFTVAEFFPTPGVTPFHDPRQHAVALSYIVPVRGDCAPQHDALDLAWLTPDEASETGLQAEMAGGHGALLRQALAHLGLSSF is encoded by the coding sequence ATGCAGGCGGATCTGGACCGACAGGAAGCGTGGCTGAGCCACGAGGAGCTCGACAGCGTCCGCGGGCGCGTGCCGATCCTCTACGTGGCCGCCGTGCCCGTGCGGGTCGCCGACAACGGTGACGTCGTCGCGGTCGGCCTGCTGCTGCGGGCCTCCGACAGCGGCACGATGGACCGGGAGCTCATCGCCGGCCGGGTCAACTACCACGAGCGGGTGCGCGACGCCCTCGTGCGCCACCTCGAGAAGGACCTGGGCCCGATGGCCCTGCCGTCCGTCCCGGCCTCGCCGGTCCCCTTCACCGTCGCGGAGTTCTTCCCGACGCCCGGGGTCACGCCCTTCCACGACCCGCGCCAGCACGCCGTCGCGCTGAGCTACATCGTGCCGGTGCGCGGCGACTGCGCCCCGCAGCACGACGCCCTCGACCTGGCCTGGCTCACCCCGGACGAGGCGAGCGAGACCGGCCTGCAGGCGGAGATGGCCGGCGGGCACGGGGCGCTGCTGCGGCAGGCCCTGGCCCACCTGGGGCTCAGCTCCTTCTGA
- a CDS encoding twin-arginine translocation signal domain-containing protein — translation MSHAHEDGHSHQHGDASNDSWEAMDEADPQAATSSRRQLLKYGGVGATLAAASAALPGPAFAAGSGTSLRRRGGRAWRAGDHHIHSEYSGRFDTTKNPPTFAKGADAVYPIVANAIMAKSFGLSWVMCTDHGGPTHSKVNLELAYPDLLKSRGLVPEVLQFWGMEFDAPQMDHHTLMIPQRNNEAQLLYDLESRYAKLDAFPSDPSRDTEAKMVEFLNYANNMASKPLVIAHHASRSASGLGVWGQDTPREFRNNQDAAPTVYVGFEGAPGHQAGPLNGGARGAYGNYPTHGGFDQMTAMVGGLWDSLLGEGRKWWITATSDSHVHWTRGGSDFWPGEYSKTYVDARQDYADIMDGLRTGRIFVTTGDLIAGLDVTASHAGRAATVGQTVTVKRGRDNDVEIEIRFMPPKSKNGNGDRPRVHRVDIIAGDVTGPVTNRDAAANTTTKVVARYGTGDFRRRGDEYVIRYTLRDVTSKGYIRVRGTSTDEMEPAADGLESPWDDLWFYSNPVFIDVA, via the coding sequence ATGAGCCACGCGCACGAAGATGGTCACAGCCACCAGCACGGAGATGCATCGAACGACAGCTGGGAGGCGATGGACGAGGCAGACCCGCAGGCTGCCACCTCCTCGCGCCGCCAGCTGTTGAAGTACGGCGGGGTCGGCGCCACCCTCGCCGCCGCATCAGCAGCCCTGCCCGGCCCGGCGTTTGCCGCCGGTTCCGGCACCTCCTTGCGTCGAAGAGGCGGTCGAGCCTGGCGTGCCGGCGACCACCACATCCACTCCGAGTACTCAGGCCGGTTCGACACCACCAAGAATCCGCCGACCTTCGCCAAGGGCGCGGACGCCGTCTACCCGATCGTTGCGAACGCGATCATGGCCAAGAGCTTCGGCCTCTCATGGGTGATGTGCACCGACCACGGTGGCCCCACCCACTCCAAGGTCAATCTGGAGCTCGCCTACCCGGACCTGCTCAAGTCTCGCGGCCTGGTACCCGAGGTGCTGCAGTTCTGGGGGATGGAGTTCGACGCACCCCAGATGGACCACCACACGCTGATGATTCCGCAGCGCAACAACGAGGCACAGCTGCTGTACGACCTCGAGTCGCGGTACGCCAAGCTCGATGCGTTTCCCAGCGACCCGTCGCGGGACACAGAGGCCAAGATGGTCGAGTTCCTCAACTATGCCAACAACATGGCCAGCAAGCCGCTGGTGATCGCGCACCACGCGTCCCGCTCTGCGAGTGGGCTCGGCGTCTGGGGCCAGGACACCCCACGCGAGTTCCGCAACAACCAAGACGCCGCCCCGACCGTGTACGTCGGCTTCGAAGGCGCGCCGGGTCACCAGGCGGGGCCGCTCAACGGCGGCGCCCGCGGGGCGTATGGCAACTATCCGACACATGGTGGCTTTGACCAGATGACCGCAATGGTCGGTGGTCTCTGGGATTCATTGCTCGGCGAAGGTCGCAAGTGGTGGATCACCGCGACCTCTGACTCCCACGTCCACTGGACCCGCGGCGGGTCGGACTTCTGGCCGGGGGAGTACTCCAAGACCTACGTCGATGCCCGCCAGGACTACGCGGACATCATGGACGGCCTGCGGACCGGCCGAATCTTCGTCACCACGGGTGACCTGATCGCCGGACTGGACGTCACCGCGTCCCATGCCGGCCGTGCAGCCACTGTGGGGCAGACGGTGACAGTCAAGCGGGGCCGGGACAACGACGTCGAGATCGAGATCCGGTTCATGCCGCCGAAAAGCAAGAATGGCAACGGGGACCGGCCTCGAGTCCACCGCGTCGACATCATTGCAGGTGACGTGACGGGCCCGGTGACCAACCGTGATGCGGCCGCCAACACGACCACGAAGGTCGTGGCTCGGTACGGCACCGGAGACTTCCGCCGACGGGGTGACGAGTACGTCATTCGATACACGTTGCGGGATGTGACGTCCAAGGGATACATCCGTGTGCGGGGTACGAGCACCGACGAGATGGAGCCTGCCGCCGACGGCCTCGAGTCGCCATGGGATGACCTGTGGTTCTACTCCAACCCAGTGTTCATCGACGTCGCCTGA